The following nucleotide sequence is from Armatimonadota bacterium.
GCTTCGGCGTCGGCCAGACCGAGCTCGGCCCGGCCGATGTCGGTCACCGCAGCGCGCTCTTTCTCCTCGGCTTCGCGCCGCGCGGTCGCTAGCGCGCGTTCGTTCTTATCATGGGCGAACACTTGCTCATTAGCATTGGTTGCTTCCTGGTCGAACTGGTTGCGCGTGGCCAGTCCCTGATCGAAGAGCCGCTGCATCTTCGCCAATTGCTCGGCCGCGTATTCCTTTTCCTCGCGCGCGCGGTCGAGCTCAGCCTGCGCCCGCTCCAGGTCGGCCGCGTTCTGGGCTCGCGTCAGGTCCAGCCGCTCCCGGGCGGCGGTCAGCGCCGACTGGGCGGCTTCCACCTGTCGCGCCCCGTTGTCCCTGGCCTGCCCCATCCCCTCCTTCGCCTTCAGCAGTTGATCCTGGGTCTCGGCAACCTGCTCCTCGGTCTCGCGGGTCGAGAGCTTGATCACCACCTCGCCGGCCTTGACGGTCGAGCCGTCCGGGACGATCTGCTCCACGCGCATCGAGCCGCCTCTCGGCGCGACCAGGTAACGCCTGACCCCGGGTTCCATGGTTCCCGTCGCCAGCAGCACGGTCTCGAAATCCATGAGCCTCGCGGCCGTCACCGGAACCGGCTGCTCCGGGGGCGGACGCCGGCCCAGGGCGCGCAACGAACCCTGGCTCCAGCGCCAGGCTCCGCCGCCCAGCGCCCCCAGCAGCGCAACGACGACTATGATTCGCACCGCGCGCATCGCCTACTCCCGGGCGCCGGCGGTCATCTCCGCCAGCGCCTGCTCCGCCACGACCGGTTTCTCGATCCGGTGGTCCATCGTGATGCGCCCGTCCTGAAGGCGAATCTCGCGTCCGGTGTGCGCGGCGATGACCGGCTCATGGGTGACCATGACGATCGTCACCGCCTCACGGTTCAAGCCCTGCAAGACGGCCATGATCTCCTGGCCGGTGCGGGTATCGAGGTTGCCGGTGGGCTCGTCGGCGAGGATGAGAGATGGCTGCGTGACCAGGGCGCGCGCAATCGCCACCCGCTGCTGCTCTCCGCCCGACAGCTGAGCCGGGCGATGACGGGCGCGGTGCGCCAGCCCTACCCGCTGGAGCGCCT
It contains:
- a CDS encoding efflux RND transporter periplasmic adaptor subunit is translated as MRAVRIIVVVALLGALGGGAWRWSQGSLRALGRRPPPEQPVPVTAARLMDFETVLLATGTMEPGVRRYLVAPRGGSMRVEQIVPDGSTVKAGEVVIKLSTRETEEQVAETQDQLLKAKEGMGQARDNGARQVEAAQSALTAARERLDLTRAQNAADLERAQAELDRAREEKEYAAEQLAKMQRLFDQGLATRNQFDQEATNANEQVFAHDKNERALATARREAEEKERAAVTDIGRAELGLADAEAGRLRATTAARNQIDSLQRRLSEQEMQQRDATVKADIDGLVLIGLTWDMSGRHTIRVGDQMWSGFPMGQVIDPRRLRVTCEIDEIDMKRIRSGQQVRLRVGTARGRVFKGRLESVSNIASAADLWRGGSPGRKSFSAWVAVAGADASLKPGTTAWLEVVTDKVKGKPAVPVEAVFRRDGQPVIYRKRAGRFEEVPVKLGPRDDLYWAVLSGLRPRDEIALVRPRANLRFRKGGGS